CATGCCGGACGGATATGTACTTCTTTTGCACCGCTGCTATATAAAAATTCTGTTGTTTCACGAAGCTGTGTTCCTCGAACAATAGAGTCGTCGATTAACAAAAGCTTTTGATTTTTAATCAATGCCTCAACAGGAATTAATTTCATTTTGGCAATAAGATTACGCTGTTCCTGACGGGAAGGCATAAAGGAGCGAGGCCATGTTGGAGTATATTTAATAAATGGGCGGGCAAATGGAATGCCGGACTCGTTTGCATAACCGATAGCATGAGCAATACCGGAGTCCGGTACGCCGGCTACTAAATCAGGTTTTACATCATCTCGCTGCGCATCACGCTGTGCCAGCTTCTTACCACATTCGTAGCGCATATTTTCTACATTGATGCCTTCGTAGGTAGAGGTAGGATATCCATAATATACCCACAGGAAAGAACAAATTTTCATTTCGTTCAAAGGCTCTGATACGGTTTCGCAGCTTTCCGGAGTCAGATAAACAATTTCGCCCGGACCTAATTCTTTTAAGGTTTCATAACCCAGATTAAGGTAAGCAAAGCTTTCAAAAGAAACACAATGTGCGCCGTCTTTATGCCCTACAATAAGAGGCGTTCTTCCCATGCGGTCACGGGCAGCATAAATGCCTTCCGGTGTTAAAATGAGAAGTGTCATAGAACCTTCAATTAACTCCTGCGCATAACGAATACCGTCTACGATGGTCTCCTGCTGGTTGATTAAAGATGCGACGATTTCAGTAGGGTTGATACATCCGCCGCTCATTTCTAAGAAATGTGTACAGCCGTTTTTGTAAGAAATATCAACAAGCTCCTCTGTATTGTTGATTTTACCTACTGTTGTAATTGCAAAGCTGCCTAAATGGGATTGTACCAAAAGCGGCTGAGGCTCGTTGTCTGAAATACAGCCGATACCACAGGTTCCTTCCAGTTCATCTAAATCACCGTCAAATTTTGTACGGAACGGTGTGTTTTCGATGTTATGGATTGAGCGGCTGAAGCCGTTTTCTCCATGGACTGCAAGTCCTCCACGTTTGGTACCTAAATGAGAATGATAGTCTGTTCCGAAAAATAAGTCCAGGGTACAACTGGACTTAGATGTTACTCCAAATATTCCACCCATTGCTGTTCTCCTTTTCTTGGAATTACCAATTTAGTTTTCTCCTTATTATATACTCCAAATTTGCTTTTCGTAAAGAGATTTTGGGAAAGTTTTTCACTTCGCAAAGGAGAAAAAATAGTGTATAATGAAAAAGTAAATGTGCAAATAGACAAGAAAAGGAGAAGAAAATGAAATTTATTTCATGGAATGTAAATGGTCTGCGGGCGTGTGTGAAAAAGGGATTTACAGAATTTTTTGAACAGACAGATGCAGACTTTTTCTGTATACAGGAAACAAAGCTTCAGGAGGGGCAGATTGATTTTGAACCGGAAGGATATTTCTGTTATTGGAATTATGCTGTGAAAAAAGGGTATTCCGGTACAGCAATTTTTGCAAAGAAGGAGCCGTTAAGCGTACAGTACGGCATTGGTATAGAAGAACATGATCAGGAAGGTCGTGTGATTACCTTAGAATATGAAAATTTTTATATGGTTACCGTCTATACGCCGAACTCCCAAAGCGAGCTGGCGAGATTGTCTTATCGTATGCAATGGGAGGATGATTTCAGAGCGTATTTGCAGCAGTTAGACGAGAAAAAACCTGTGATTATGTGTGGTGATTTAAATGTGGCACATCAGGAAATCGATTTGAAAAATCCGAAGACGAACCGTCATAATGCCGGCTTTACCGATGAAGAAAGAGAAAAAT
The DNA window shown above is from Blautia hansenii DSM 20583 and carries:
- a CDS encoding amidophosphoribosyltransferase, which translates into the protein MGGIFGVTSKSSCTLDLFFGTDYHSHLGTKRGGLAVHGENGFSRSIHNIENTPFRTKFDGDLDELEGTCGIGCISDNEPQPLLVQSHLGSFAITTVGKINNTEELVDISYKNGCTHFLEMSGGCINPTEIVASLINQQETIVDGIRYAQELIEGSMTLLILTPEGIYAARDRMGRTPLIVGHKDGAHCVSFESFAYLNLGYETLKELGPGEIVYLTPESCETVSEPLNEMKICSFLWVYYGYPTSTYEGINVENMRYECGKKLAQRDAQRDDVKPDLVAGVPDSGIAHAIGYANESGIPFARPFIKYTPTWPRSFMPSRQEQRNLIAKMKLIPVEALIKNQKLLLIDDSIVRGTQLRETTEFLYSSGAKEVHIRPACPPLMFGCPYLNFSRSKSEMDLITRRIIAAREGENVSREVLESYANPDSQNYKEMLEEIGKQLNFTTLHFHRLDDLLSSIPIEPCKVCTYCFSGKK
- a CDS encoding exodeoxyribonuclease III, giving the protein MKFISWNVNGLRACVKKGFTEFFEQTDADFFCIQETKLQEGQIDFEPEGYFCYWNYAVKKGYSGTAIFAKKEPLSVQYGIGIEEHDQEGRVITLEYENFYMVTVYTPNSQSELARLSYRMQWEDDFRAYLQQLDEKKPVIMCGDLNVAHQEIDLKNPKTNRHNAGFTDEEREKFTTFLDAGFTDTFRYFYPDKTEIYSWWSYRFKAREKNAGWRIDYFCTSKRLDEKLLSASIHTDIFGSDHCPVEVQIEL